From the genome of Scytonema hofmannii PCC 7110, one region includes:
- a CDS encoding PAS domain-containing sensor histidine kinase, translating to MINFTTTRIISKVTSAITIFVGCIVLIGWTLDINLLKSVLPELLSMKANTAIAFLLAGVSLWHSILGEQKRKSSFVARLTAIAVSSIGLLTLCQYILGWNLRIDELLFKDLPNALDTSHPGRMGVNTALNFVLSGVALWLLGQRTNRSDYLSQGSSIVVALISLQTIIGYIYGVRNFYHLGVYTTSMALHTALTFVALCVGVLYIRPNTGFMRTITSELNGGAIARLWIPAVLILPLILGWLTLLGQTAKQYDAAFSVSLLVVLLDGIFLGLIWQNAKFLNQLDSTRQKAEKALRESEERYRLLVENVPQLVWTSQPNGFIEYFNQRWLDYTGLQLHQTLGWDWQQVVHPEDLPGVLESWTTGLRTGNRVEAQYRLRRFDGVYRWHIVQALPLCDSNGTITKWFGTCTDIDDRKRAEIALRQSESRLRFFVESDLIGIISSDIHGRLKEVNDAFLSIVGYTRKDFLVERLEGKDLTPPEFLPLDEAALAEAKVKGSSSPYEKAYIRKDGTRVPVLVGCTIVGEQQEEAIAFVLDISELKRTQAALTESEKRFRHVTDTAPMMVWMSGRDKLCNYFNKPWLEFTGRTMEMETGNGWLEGLHPEDLQHCLETYMSAFDARLRFQMEYRLRRFDGKYRWLFDIGVPRLTPEGEFLGYIGSCIDIEDRKQTEAQMRQINETLEERVKKRTVQLESANRELESFSYSVSHDLRAPLRHITGFVDLLQKRLAETSLDETSQHYLDIITEATKQAGKLIDDLLTFSRVGRSEMRHTNVDMNLLLREVQRDLLPETKNRKISWQIESLPQVHGDPSMLRLVLRNLLENAIKYSKTRSLAEITVGCISEEQEVVFFVRDNGIGFDMRYVHKLFGVFQRLHSDPQFEGTGVGLANVQRIVHRHGGRVWAESEIEKVTTFYFALPRGFGVASGE from the coding sequence GTGATTAACTTCACCACGACAAGAATAATATCAAAAGTTACAAGCGCCATTACGATTTTTGTGGGGTGTATTGTACTGATTGGCTGGACACTTGATATTAACCTGCTCAAGAGTGTTCTTCCAGAACTTCTCAGTATGAAAGCAAATACAGCGATCGCTTTTTTATTAGCAGGAGTATCGCTGTGGCATTCTATCTTAGGAGAACAAAAGAGAAAATCCAGTTTTGTGGCTCGTTTAACAGCGATCGCAGTCTCTTCTATTGGTCTACTCACTTTGTGTCAATATATCTTAGGATGGAATTTAAGAATCGACGAATTACTGTTTAAAGATTTACCCAACGCCTTAGACACTTCTCATCCTGGCCGAATGGGGGTAAACACTGCCCTCAATTTTGTGTTATCGGGTGTTGCACTGTGGTTACTGGGGCAAAGGACAAATCGCAGTGACTATCTATCTCAAGGTTCAAGCATAGTTGTTGCCTTAATATCTCTCCAAACAATAATCGGCTATATCTACGGAGTGAGAAATTTTTACCACTTAGGCGTTTATACTACCTCAATGGCGTTACATACAGCACTAACTTTTGTAGCGCTTTGTGTGGGAGTGTTGTATATTCGTCCGAACACCGGGTTTATGCGGACAATTACCAGTGAACTAAATGGGGGTGCGATCGCCCGTTTGTGGATACCAGCTGTTTTGATTCTGCCCCTTATCTTGGGGTGGTTAACTCTTTTGGGACAAACAGCTAAGCAATACGATGCAGCTTTTAGCGTATCACTGCTTGTCGTTTTGCTAGATGGAATCTTTTTAGGTTTAATTTGGCAAAATGCCAAGTTTCTCAATCAGTTAGATAGCACTCGTCAAAAAGCAGAAAAGGCGTTGCGAGAGAGCGAAGAACGTTATCGGTTGCTTGTCGAAAACGTTCCTCAATTGGTTTGGACTAGCCAACCCAATGGTTTTATAGAGTACTTCAATCAGCGCTGGCTGGACTACACTGGGTTGCAACTCCATCAAACTTTAGGGTGGGATTGGCAGCAGGTGGTTCATCCTGAAGATTTACCTGGTGTGCTTGAAAGTTGGACAACCGGACTCAGGACAGGAAACAGAGTTGAAGCACAGTATCGTCTGAGACGTTTTGATGGGGTTTACCGTTGGCATATAGTACAAGCTTTACCACTATGCGACAGCAACGGGACTATTACTAAGTGGTTTGGCACTTGTACAGATATTGACGATCGCAAACGAGCAGAAATTGCCCTGCGCCAAAGCGAATCTCGACTGCGGTTCTTTGTAGAATCAGACTTAATCGGCATTATCAGCAGCGATATACATGGACGGCTTAAGGAGGTCAACGATGCATTTTTGAGCATAGTTGGCTATACTCGCAAAGATTTCCTTGTGGAAAGGCTGGAGGGGAAAGATTTAACACCACCAGAATTTTTACCATTAGATGAAGCAGCGCTAGCCGAAGCAAAAGTGAAAGGAAGCTCTAGCCCCTATGAAAAAGCTTACATCCGAAAGGATGGAACTCGCGTTCCGGTGTTAGTGGGCTGCACTATAGTTGGAGAACAGCAGGAAGAAGCGATCGCCTTTGTTCTTGATATTAGCGAACTTAAGAGAACTCAAGCAGCCTTAACGGAAAGTGAGAAGCGCTTTCGCCATGTTACGGATACTGCCCCAATGATGGTTTGGATGTCTGGTAGAGATAAACTGTGTAACTACTTCAATAAGCCTTGGCTTGAATTTACCGGACGAACAATGGAGATGGAAACAGGCAATGGTTGGCTAGAAGGTCTACATCCTGAAGATCTTCAGCATTGCTTGGAGACTTATATGAGTGCATTTGATGCACGCCTTAGGTTTCAAATGGAATACCGCCTCAGGAGGTTTGATGGCAAATACCGTTGGCTCTTTGATATTGGTGTACCCAGATTGACGCCAGAAGGTGAGTTTTTAGGTTACATCGGGTCTTGTATAGATATAGAAGACCGCAAACAAACCGAAGCCCAAATGCGACAAATCAACGAAACTCTGGAAGAAAGAGTCAAAAAACGCACTGTTCAGCTAGAATCTGCCAATAGGGAACTTGAATCGTTCTCTTACTCAGTTTCTCATGACCTAAGAGCACCATTGCGGCACATCACCGGATTCGTTGACTTGTTGCAAAAACGGTTAGCAGAAACATCGCTAGATGAAACTAGCCAACATTACCTTGACATTATCACCGAAGCCACCAAACAAGCAGGTAAATTGATTGATGATTTATTAACTTTTTCCCGTGTAGGGCGTTCTGAAATGCGCCATACCAACGTAGACATGAATTTACTGTTACGGGAGGTACAACGCGATTTATTACCAGAAACGAAAAATCGTAAGATTTCTTGGCAAATAGAATCACTACCCCAAGTCCATGGTGACCCTTCCATGTTAAGACTGGTTCTTCGTAACTTGTTAGAGAACGCCATTAAATATAGCAAAACCCGTTCCTTGGCAGAAATTACTGTAGGCTGTATCAGTGAGGAACAAGAAGTGGTATTCTTCGTGCGAGATAACGGCATTGGTTTTGATATGCGATACGTTCACAAATTATTTGGTGTTTTTCAACGCCTGCACAGCGATCCTCAGTTTGAGGGTACGGGTGTTGGATTGGCAAATGTCCAGCGCATCGTTCATCGACATGGTGGGCGTGTCTGGGCAGAAAGTGAAATAGAAAAGGTTACGACCTTTTATTTTGCGCTACCAAGGGGGTTTGGAGTAGCGAGTGGAGAGTAG
- a CDS encoding EcsC family protein: MVDKKQQSNPPTNDKEDKPSLLESVAESLGCALGTAVGVGTAASIIAVEAGKAVAETATEVGEAAAKQTHNLIEQATHTAGEVANYLGENWLIRKLSGVLNLNWLLGASDNVNLEKAAAAVKQLQLEHPNESPSQISHRIMVEKAAMAGGIGLATSVLPGVAVALLAIDLAATTELQSEMVYQIAAAYGLDLKDPARKGEVLAIFGLALGGGRLLKAAGLGLLKNVPFAGAVIGASSNATMIYSLGYAACRFYETKIDISKSLSSEETLAELKQESENYLEKAIAQEAVMDQILVHMILASYPEKTWEEVLPELQSLNLSSNSLETIAQNIKSPQSLDTLLNQLNRDFAIPVLAQCYRIVRNQNEITSAEQNIINTIASKFNIDVNTIKSLVDQ; encoded by the coding sequence ATGGTAGACAAAAAACAACAAAGCAATCCCCCTACTAACGATAAAGAAGATAAACCATCTTTACTAGAATCCGTTGCTGAGTCACTAGGTTGTGCACTAGGTACTGCTGTAGGAGTAGGCACAGCAGCAAGTATTATTGCTGTAGAAGCTGGCAAAGCAGTTGCAGAAACAGCTACTGAAGTGGGAGAAGCAGCAGCAAAACAAACACACAATTTGATCGAGCAAGCAACCCACACAGCTGGGGAAGTCGCAAATTATCTTGGTGAAAACTGGCTGATAAGAAAACTATCAGGAGTTTTAAATCTAAATTGGCTACTCGGTGCTTCTGACAACGTCAATTTGGAAAAAGCAGCAGCAGCAGTTAAACAATTACAGCTAGAACACCCCAACGAATCACCCAGCCAAATTTCTCATCGCATCATGGTTGAGAAAGCAGCAATGGCAGGGGGAATTGGATTGGCAACTAGTGTTTTGCCAGGAGTTGCAGTAGCACTTTTGGCAATTGATTTGGCAGCTACTACAGAGTTGCAATCGGAAATGGTTTATCAAATTGCAGCCGCCTATGGATTAGATTTAAAAGATCCTGCTCGTAAGGGCGAAGTGCTGGCAATTTTTGGTTTAGCCTTGGGTGGGGGTCGTTTGTTAAAGGCAGCCGGTTTGGGCTTACTGAAAAATGTTCCTTTTGCCGGTGCAGTCATTGGTGCTAGTTCTAATGCAACAATGATTTATTCATTAGGGTATGCGGCTTGCCGATTTTATGAAACAAAGATAGATATATCAAAGTCGTTGTCTTCTGAGGAAACGCTTGCAGAATTAAAGCAAGAAAGTGAGAATTATCTGGAAAAAGCGATCGCGCAAGAAGCCGTGATGGATCAAATCTTAGTTCACATGATTCTTGCTAGTTATCCAGAGAAAACTTGGGAAGAAGTTTTGCCAGAATTGCAATCTCTAAATTTGAGTTCTAACTCATTAGAAACTATTGCTCAAAATATCAAATCACCGCAATCTTTGGATACCCTTCTCAATCAACTTAATAGAGATTTTGCCATACCGGTGTTGGCTCAGTGTTACAGAATTGTTCGCAATCAAAATGAGATAACATCTGCCGAACAAAATATCATTAATACAATTGCTAGTAAATTTAACATTGATGTTAATACTATCAAATCTTTAGTCGATCAGTAG
- a CDS encoding response regulator: MELKRILLVEDSINDVELILTSLAENHLGNEVVVVRDGEEALDYLYRRGLYRLRREGHPVVVLLDLKLPKIDGLEVLTQLKADPALRVVPVVVLTSSREEQDLTRCYELGTNAYVVKPIDFHEFVEVIRGLGLFWAIINEPPPGSIPPARSTHGFAGT; encoded by the coding sequence ATGGAACTAAAGCGCATTCTCCTAGTGGAAGATAGCATTAACGACGTTGAGTTAATCCTGACTTCACTGGCAGAAAACCATTTGGGTAATGAAGTTGTTGTTGTCCGAGACGGTGAAGAAGCATTGGATTACCTATACCGCCGTGGCTTGTATCGATTGCGGCGCGAGGGTCATCCTGTTGTGGTATTATTGGATCTTAAGCTACCAAAAATTGATGGATTAGAAGTTTTGACACAACTCAAAGCCGATCCAGCGTTGCGAGTAGTACCAGTAGTTGTGCTAACTTCTTCACGCGAAGAACAAGATTTGACTCGTTGTTATGAACTTGGCACAAATGCTTATGTTGTTAAGCCCATTGATTTTCATGAATTTGTTGAAGTCATTAGAGGGTTAGGATTATTTTGGGCAATCATTAATGAACCGCCTCCAGGTTCCATACCTCCGGCACGCAGTACTCACGGATTTGCAGGAACATAA
- a CDS encoding papain fold toxin domain-containing protein: MRPKIRKSLAKFLKIWLFLSIFLLKEAFPHAAYALSSIDSCAVQPTCAEAIGLEIGANVAAPTSTGLGQATIAATSGSTGTANAVVTSIGRVGVVVGAVGGGYAIWHYWNQGNNEQAQNKAKEKYCATYPNDEVCGIPARTVTGNPTTFEGDCFINLYYEGELFDTQGVYPVGVSNVTWEPGINPHGYPSYELIVYTTNNTKVRTYRYAWNQSYDWSLRSAETSAKPWKDWPQSKRDEAVSLLEPSDWQNLVSSMPQGGLLEPGDTLDASKIVIPGQETDDPNTPEDDRPLRIFPGIYTMPGNPDFDRDSIPDTTDPDDDNDGVPDASDLDPHDSNVPSPPTSASGGSGSGDSGGSGDPQDPGAEVTPQVLQDVYNIANKYPNTKCVDCANEIEKYLKTKNIRGRRVVLDTPKSEPRNFNVYDDSLPPKSDGGVIADNGHHEGIAIRINGEEKVFDNHHPDGVPTEQWKNNLTFFGKEHLGQSFKESGYLF, from the coding sequence GTGCGTCCCAAAATCAGAAAAAGCTTAGCTAAATTTTTGAAAATTTGGCTTTTTCTTTCTATCTTCCTTTTAAAAGAGGCATTTCCTCATGCTGCTTATGCACTTAGTTCGATAGATTCTTGTGCTGTTCAACCTACGTGTGCCGAAGCTATAGGGTTAGAAATAGGCGCAAATGTTGCTGCTCCTACAAGTACAGGTCTTGGTCAAGCTACAATTGCTGCTACTTCTGGGTCTACTGGTACTGCTAATGCAGTTGTCACATCCATTGGTAGAGTAGGTGTTGTTGTGGGTGCAGTCGGTGGTGGATACGCAATTTGGCATTATTGGAACCAAGGTAACAATGAGCAGGCTCAGAATAAGGCTAAGGAAAAATATTGTGCTACTTATCCAAATGATGAAGTTTGTGGTATCCCTGCAAGAACTGTTACCGGTAATCCAACTACCTTTGAGGGTGATTGTTTTATAAATCTTTACTATGAAGGAGAATTATTTGATACGCAAGGTGTTTATCCGGTTGGAGTTAGTAATGTTACTTGGGAACCGGGAATCAATCCACATGGTTATCCAAGCTATGAATTAATAGTTTACACAACTAATAATACTAAAGTTAGAACATATAGGTATGCTTGGAACCAAAGCTATGATTGGTCATTGAGAAGCGCTGAAACTTCAGCTAAACCTTGGAAAGATTGGCCTCAATCTAAGCGTGATGAAGCAGTTAGCTTACTCGAACCGTCTGACTGGCAAAATCTTGTTAGTTCTATGCCACAAGGGGGTTTATTAGAGCCTGGAGATACGCTTGATGCTTCCAAAATTGTAATTCCGGGGCAAGAGACAGACGATCCCAATACTCCAGAAGACGATCGCCCTTTAAGGATATTTCCAGGAATTTATACTATGCCTGGGAATCCTGATTTTGATAGAGATAGCATCCCAGACACAACCGATCCAGATGATGACAATGATGGAGTACCTGATGCTAGTGATTTAGATCCACACGATTCTAATGTTCCATCACCACCAACTTCTGCAAGCGGTGGTTCTGGCTCTGGAGATTCAGGCGGTTCTGGAGATCCACAAGATCCGGGAGCAGAAGTTACTCCTCAAGTCCTTCAAGATGTATATAATATCGCGAATAAATACCCAAATACAAAGTGCGTTGATTGTGCTAATGAAATAGAGAAATACTTAAAAACGAAAAACATTCGTGGAAGGCGAGTTGTACTTGATACGCCGAAATCTGAGCCGCGAAATTTCAACGTATATGATGATAGCCTTCCACCAAAATCTGATGGCGGTGTTATTGCAGACAATGGTCATCACGAAGGAATTGCGATTAGGATAAATGGAGAAGAAAAGGTTTTTGACAACCACCACCCTGATGGAGTTCCAACAGAACAGTGGAAGAATAATCTCACATTTTTCGGCAAGGAACATCTGGGCCAAAGCTTTAAAGAATCAGGGTACTTATTCTAA
- a CDS encoding response regulator — MSGLRFLLLEDSLLDTELIYAILKEGGVFCELVQVKTQAEFQKALEEDRFDLILSDYSLPGFDGILALEMVRRLVPNIPFIFVTATMGEEVAIETLKSGATDYVLKQRLERVVPSVKRAMREAEERRARQQAEAELKQQKEELERANRIKDEFLAVLSHELRSPLNAILGWSKILRTRQIDEVTLARALETIERNAKLQTQLIEDLLDVSRIIRGKLTLRAQPTNLIPAIEAAIDTMRLAAQAKSIDLKFSILDSEVENQDETSSIVPTNTQTINQEPKSPPLASTEETFTVTFIPQATQWHPQSKFFVLGDPNRLQQIVWNLLSNAIKFTTQGGQVEVLLERIGEEPQDWRRTNKEKPTQCPTYARITVKDTGIGIHSEFLPYVFDSFRQADGSITRKHGGLGLGLAIVRHLIELHGGSVAASSPGEGQGATFTVQLPILAGSGEWGVGNRGKFPHPLLPTPYSLLLTGVRVLVVDDEKDSRDFIVYALEDCGAIASAATSADSALEMLASFQPDVLVSDIGMPEIDGYDLIRQVRNLPSERGRQIPAIALTAYAGDRDRQEALAAGFQKHLSKPVMPDELANVVAELVKG, encoded by the coding sequence ATGTCTGGTCTCAGGTTTCTCTTGCTGGAAGATAGCTTGCTGGATACAGAACTTATCTACGCCATCTTAAAAGAAGGTGGAGTTTTTTGCGAATTGGTTCAAGTGAAGACCCAAGCTGAATTCCAGAAGGCACTTGAGGAAGATCGTTTTGACCTGATTCTTTCAGATTACTCCTTACCTGGGTTTGATGGAATTTTGGCTTTGGAGATGGTACGCCGTTTGGTACCAAATATACCCTTCATATTTGTAACCGCAACAATGGGAGAAGAGGTAGCAATTGAAACTCTCAAAAGCGGTGCTACTGACTATGTACTGAAGCAACGGTTGGAACGTGTCGTGCCTTCAGTCAAGCGGGCAATGCGAGAAGCCGAAGAACGTCGCGCCCGTCAACAAGCAGAAGCCGAATTAAAACAGCAAAAAGAAGAATTGGAAAGGGCAAACCGTATTAAAGATGAGTTTTTGGCGGTACTTTCCCATGAATTGCGATCGCCTCTCAATGCCATTCTCGGTTGGTCAAAAATTCTCCGAACCCGCCAGATAGACGAGGTAACCCTTGCCCGTGCGCTGGAAACGATTGAGCGCAACGCCAAGCTACAAACTCAACTGATTGAGGATTTGTTGGATGTCTCTCGCATTATTCGCGGGAAATTAACCCTGCGTGCTCAACCCACAAACTTAATTCCTGCCATTGAAGCTGCAATTGATACCATGCGTTTGGCAGCTCAAGCTAAATCTATCGATCTTAAGTTTTCCATTTTAGATTCTGAAGTAGAGAATCAAGATGAAACTTCAAGTATTGTACCAACTAATACTCAAACTATAAATCAAGAACCCAAATCCCCACCCCTTGCTTCAACAGAAGAAACTTTTACAGTCACTTTCATCCCACAAGCAACACAGTGGCATCCACAGTCAAAATTCTTTGTCTTGGGAGACCCCAATCGTTTGCAGCAAATCGTTTGGAATCTCCTCTCAAATGCAATCAAGTTTACGACTCAAGGGGGACAGGTAGAAGTGTTGCTGGAGAGAATAGGAGAAGAACCTCAGGACTGGAGACGGACGAATAAGGAAAAACCTACCCAATGCCCAACATATGCCCGAATTACAGTGAAGGATACAGGTATAGGTATTCATTCTGAGTTTCTACCTTACGTATTTGATTCCTTTCGGCAAGCAGATGGTTCCATCACCCGCAAACATGGTGGTTTGGGATTGGGTTTAGCAATTGTGCGTCACTTGATAGAACTTCATGGCGGAAGTGTTGCTGCAAGCAGTCCAGGAGAAGGACAGGGCGCAACATTTACAGTACAACTGCCAATTTTGGCAGGGAGTGGGGAATGGGGAGTAGGGAATAGGGGCAAATTTCCCCACCCCCTACTCCCTACTCCCTACTCCCTACTCCTGACAGGAGTGAGAGTTTTGGTAGTTGATGATGAGAAGGATTCTCGTGATTTTATAGTTTATGCCTTAGAAGATTGTGGAGCGATCGCATCTGCGGCAACATCTGCTGATTCAGCACTGGAAATGCTAGCATCTTTTCAACCAGATGTGCTAGTTAGCGACATTGGTATGCCCGAAATAGATGGTTATGACCTAATTCGCCAAGTCAGAAATCTACCCAGCGAAAGGGGAAGACAAATCCCAGCTATTGCGCTGACAGCTTATGCTGGAGACAGGGATCGGCAAGAAGCGTTAGCAGCTGGTTTCCAAAAACACCTCTCCAAACCAGTCATGCCAGATGAACTTGCCAATGTTGTTGCAGAATTAGTTAAGGGTTAG
- a CDS encoding leucyl aminopeptidase, which yields MEIRGSNTPLLEWTGDGLAIGLFEDAVELTGELATLDEKLAGSIKELIAEEEFKGKQGSSTSIRVGSHSPVRKVIVVGLGKPEALKLETLRRAAAVAARTAKKQRCKTLAIHLPILNDDQAQTAQALAEGVQLALYQDNRFKSEPEDKSPQVEQVDLLGLGGQEAAITRANQIASGVFLARQLVAAPANSVTPITMAETATQIASDHGLQLEILEQEDCEKLNMGAFLGVAKASDLPPKFIHLTYKPEGTPRRKLAIIGKGLTFDSGGLNIKGAGSGIETMKIDMGGAAATLGAAKAIGQLKPDVEVHFISAVTENMISGHAMHPGDILTASNGKTIEVNNTDAEGRLTLADALVFADKLGVDAIIDLATLTGACVVALGEDIAGLFTPDDALATQLEKASEISGEKIWRLPMEEKYFEGLKSGLADMKNTGPRAGGSITAALFLKQFVKDTAAWAHLDVAGPVWAEKENGYNGPGATGFGVRTLVNWVLSEV from the coding sequence ATGGAGATTCGAGGGAGTAACACCCCACTTTTAGAGTGGACTGGGGACGGTTTAGCGATTGGATTATTTGAAGATGCAGTAGAACTCACAGGGGAACTAGCCACTTTAGATGAAAAGTTGGCTGGTAGTATCAAGGAATTGATTGCCGAAGAAGAATTTAAAGGCAAACAAGGTAGCAGCACCTCCATTCGAGTTGGGAGTCATAGCCCAGTTCGCAAAGTGATAGTTGTTGGCTTGGGGAAACCCGAAGCTTTAAAACTGGAAACCCTCAGAAGGGCGGCGGCGGTGGCGGCGAGGACAGCTAAAAAGCAAAGGTGCAAAACCCTAGCAATTCATTTGCCGATTTTAAACGATGACCAAGCACAAACTGCTCAAGCACTCGCTGAAGGAGTTCAACTAGCACTATACCAAGATAATCGCTTTAAATCTGAACCAGAGGATAAAAGTCCGCAAGTTGAACAAGTAGATTTACTGGGACTTGGAGGACAGGAAGCAGCCATTACCCGTGCCAATCAAATTGCTTCTGGTGTCTTTTTAGCACGGCAGTTAGTTGCAGCGCCAGCTAACTCGGTTACACCAATTACTATGGCAGAAACTGCTACACAAATTGCCTCCGACCACGGTTTGCAACTAGAAATTTTAGAGCAGGAAGACTGTGAAAAATTGAATATGGGTGCTTTTTTGGGAGTCGCAAAAGCTTCTGACTTGCCACCTAAATTTATTCATCTAACTTACAAACCCGAAGGCACACCAAGGCGCAAGCTGGCGATTATAGGTAAAGGTTTAACCTTTGACTCTGGTGGGCTGAACATCAAAGGTGCTGGCAGTGGCATTGAGACCATGAAGATTGACATGGGTGGGGCTGCAGCTACTTTAGGAGCTGCTAAAGCCATTGGTCAACTCAAGCCAGATGTAGAAGTTCATTTTATTTCGGCTGTGACTGAGAATATGATCAGCGGTCACGCCATGCATCCCGGTGACATCCTCACGGCTTCCAACGGCAAGACGATTGAGGTAAACAATACCGATGCCGAAGGACGGTTGACTTTAGCAGATGCTTTAGTCTTTGCTGACAAATTGGGTGTGGATGCGATTATCGATCTTGCAACTCTCACAGGTGCGTGTGTTGTTGCCTTGGGAGAGGATATTGCCGGTTTATTTACGCCTGATGATGCTTTAGCTACCCAGTTAGAAAAAGCCTCAGAAATTTCAGGGGAAAAGATTTGGCGATTGCCAATGGAAGAAAAGTACTTTGAAGGGCTGAAATCCGGGCTTGCTGATATGAAAAACACCGGTCCGCGTGCTGGTGGTTCCATTACAGCTGCTTTGTTCCTCAAGCAATTTGTGAAAGACACAGCTGCTTGGGCACACTTAGATGTTGCTGGTCCAGTTTGGGCTGAAAAAGAAAACGGCTACAACGGACCAGGAGCAACTGGCTTTGGTGTTCGTACTCTCGTTAATTGGGTACTGAGCGAAGTGTAA